The Mesorhizobium sp. INR15 region GCTCCAACCAGTCGAATGAGGATCTGCAGCGGCTGGCCGACCTGACGCTCAAGCAGTGGGGCCGCATCGACGTGCTGGTCAACAGCGCCGGTCACGGGCCGCGCGCGCCGATCCTGGAGATCACCGACGAGCAGTGGCACACCGGCATCGACGTCTATCTGATGAACGTCATCCGCCCGACCCGCATCATCGCGCCGCAGATGATCAAGCAGAAGGCCGGCGCCATCATCAACATCTCGACCGCATGGGCCCTCCATCCCACCCCGATGTTCCCGACCTCGGCGGTGGCGCGGGCAGGGCTTGCCGCCTACACCAAGATTTTCTCCGACACCTATGCCGCCGACAATGTTCGCATGAACAATGTCCTGCCCGGCTGGATCGACAGCCTGCCCGCCACCGAGGAGCGCCGCGACAGCGTGCCGATGCAGCGCTACGGCACCTCGGAGGAAGTCGCCGCCACCATCGCCTTCCTCGCTTCGGAAGGCGCCGGCTATATCACCGGCCAGAACATCCGTGTTGACGGCGGTTTGATCCGTTCGGCGATGTGAGGGATCGGTTCCTGCCTTCTCCCACACGGGGAGAAGGCTAGGGCTGGGCCTCAGCGCGCCGGCTTCGCGGCCAATTGATCGGCATCTGTGAGGGTCTGGAGAAAGGCCACGATGTCGTCGATCTCGGGGTCGGTCAGCGCCGGCTTGCCGCCGGGTTTCTTGCCGAACGGCGGGTTCTGGTTAATGTTGGCCCAATAAGCCATTGGCAGGTCATCATTTTGCCGGATCGCGCCGTTGGCGCCCCTGGAGTACCAACGGCCGGGATCGGTGTCGCGCGTCGCGTAGAAGGCGACCGCGTCGCGCAAGGTATGAAAATAGCCGTTGTGGAAGAAGGTCTTCCTGAGCGCGACATTGCGCAGCGTCGGGGTGCGGAACAGGCCGCAATATTCGGCCCGGCGCTTGAGGTCGGTGCGCAGCGGGCCGCATAGGCCGAGATCGAAATAGGCGGGATCGGCATTGGCGGGGACAGCCGGGTTGCGCGGCACGCTGACGCCGAGAAAGCCGAAATCGGTGAATTGCGGCGGCTCGCCGTCATTGGCCGGCTCGCTCAGATGGCAGCTGGCGCAATTGCCCTTGTTTTCATCCTCGAACAGCGCGCGGCCATGCAATTCCTGGGCGGAGAGCGTCGCCTTGCCGGCGAGGAAAGCGTCATAGCGGCTGGAGTAGGGGTAGAAGTCGGCGGCGCTCTGCTCGAACGTGCCGAGCGCCTCCACGGCGGCGGCGAAGGCGTCGTCCGGCCGGTCGAACACGGCGTAGCCGAACACCGCCCTGAAATCGCCGGAGTAGGGCGCCTTGCGCAAGGCGGCAGCAACCTCGCCAGCATCCTTGTTGGCCATTTCGAACGGCGACAGCAGCGGAATCCTCGCCTGATCCTGCCCACGGTCGGCGCGCCCGTCCCAGGTCAGGCCGCCGGTCGGCCCGTTGTCGACGCTTTCGTCGCCCTCATCATCGGAATCGTGGAAATGCTCGGTGAAGGCCGGCACCGCCTGGAGGTAGCGAAGCGAAGGCACTGCGCGCAGGCCGGGCTGGTCGCCATGCGGTCCGCCAAGCTCGACGGGTGCCGCCGATGCCGGACCAAAGGCGTGACGCGGATCATGGCACGATGAGCAGGATTGCTGGCCGGAGGCCGACAGCGACGGGTCGAAGAACAGCTCGCGGCCGAGCGCGGTGAGAGCGGCGGCCCTGGTGTAAGCGTCGGCACGCGACATCGGGCCAGGATGGACGCTGTCCAAGCCCGCCGTTTTCGCGGGCACGGCCGCCGCGAGGCCAGATGCCGATGCCACGGCGATCGCGATCGCCCGGCTTTTCCATCGTCTCGCTGTCATGCGGTTCGCCCGGTTTTCGCTTCGGCAGTAAGAACGCACTGCAACGGATTGATGACCGGCCCGCCCGCTCACGCAACCGTGTTCGCCTGCAAGGCAATTGTCACAAAGGTGACAAGGCATGGACGTTAGCTGCATTGATGGCTCGTCGCCCCCGCGCCATCATCGCCCTCCAGCCACAGTCAAGCCACGAGGTCTTCCCATGACGAGGCTCAAGCTCCTCACATCCTTCTGCCTGGCCGGTTCGGCCCTGGCCCCTTTCTCCACGGCGGTCGCGGCACCCCCCGGCTATGACAAGATCGAGACGGTCGTCGTCATCTACGCCGAGAACCGCAGCTTCGATAATCTCTATGGCGGCTTCCCCGGCGCCAACGGCGTGTCGAACCTGACGGCAGACCAGACGCGCCAGCTGGACCGCGACGGCCAGCCGCTTGCCGAATTGCCGCCCGCCTGGGGCGGCCTGACCGCCAAGGGCGTGACGCCGCCGGTGACCGAGGCGCAGTCGGCGCATCTCGCCAATGCGAGCTTTGCCATCGACGATCCCAAAGGTTTCAACGAGAAGACCAACGTCATCACGCGCGATCTCTGGCATCGCTTTTACCAGGAGCAGATGCAGATCGACGGCGGCAAGAACGACAAGTTCGTCGCCTGGGCCGATTCCGGCGGCCTTGTCATGGGCCACTATGATGGTTCCGGCCTGCCGATGTGGGCGGTGGCGCAAAAATATGTGCTGGCCGACAATTTCTTCCAGGGTGCCTTCGGCGGCTCCTTCCTCAACCATTTCCAGCTCGCCTGCGCCTGCGTGCCAGTCTATCCAAACGCCGACAACAGCCCGGTAAAGGGCCAGATCGCTGTCGTGGAAGCCGATGGCACGACGCTGAAAGTGGCCGACACCTCACCGGCTTCCGCGCTTGTCGGGGCGCCGAAATTCGTCAATGACGGCGCCATCACCCCCGACTTCCACGCCGTGAACACCATGCAACCGCCCTATCAGCCGAGCAACAACAAGCCGGCCGAAGGTGGCGACAAGGCGTTTGCCGATCCGTCGGTGGCGAGCACGCTGCCACCGCAGCATGACGTGACCATCGGCGACCTGTTGTCGTTGAAGAGCATCGGCTGGGCCTGGTACGCAGGCGCCTGGCAGGCGGCACTCGACGGCAAGAACGCGACACCGGTGCCGAACTTCCAGTTCCACCACCAGCCCTACAATTACTTCGCCGCCTATGCGCCGGGCACGGCTGCCCGCGCCGAGCACCTGCGGGACGGCGGCCTCGACGGCGCTGCCTTCATCGGCGATATCGACAGCGGCAAGCTGCCGGCGGTGAGCTTCTACAAGCCGCAAGGCAATCTCAACGAACATGGCGGCTATGCCGATGTCGCGAGCGGCGACCAGCACCTCGCCGACATCGTTTCGCATCTGGAGAAAAGCCCGCAATGGGGCCACATGCTGGTCGTCGTCACCTATGACGAAAACGGCGGCTTCTGGGATCATGCCGCGCCGCCCAAGGCGGATCGCTGGGGCCCGGGCAACCGCATCCCGGCCTTCATCATCTCGCCTTATGCGAAGATGGGGACAGTCGATCACACGCAATATGACACGGCGTCGATCCTGCGCTTCATCACGGCGCGCTACGACCTGCCGGTTCTCTCCGGCATCGTCGCCCGCGACAAGGCCCTGCGCGACAACAGCCAGCCGCCGATGGGCGATCTCTCAGCCGCGCTCGATCTCGGCCGGTAGGGGATAGATTATTTTGCCGCCGTGTCGCCATGGCGCGGCGGCAATCGTCCTGTATGTCCCAGAAGCCGTTGCGCACCTTCGGTCGGAACGCTGATGGCCTGCTTCCCGGCGGCAGGGATCAGGGGCCGGTCGCTAGCGCGAAAACCAATTTCTGCAGATTGCCGCCCGGGCCGAATTCGACGCGATCGAAATCGCGGCTCGCCTGCACGCGTGCCTTGGAAATAGCGTCCAGGCGCTTGACCACCTCGTCCCTTATCTTGCTGCATTTGGGATCGTCGGGGACGGTCAGGCCGATCGTCGCCACCTCGATGTCATGGGCCATCTGGATCATGCTGGCGCCATGCACCTTCTCGTGGGCGCTGACGCCGGCGATGAAAATCTCCCAGTTCTTCTGAACCGCCGGCGGCAGCGGCGTGGAAGGACTGGGCAAGGTGTAGGTGATGGTGAGCTTCGGCCGCGCCGATGCGAGCACGCAGTCCTTGCCCTTGGGCTTGTAATCCCTGACCCAGGTCAGTTTGAAATTGGTATATGCGATGGTGCGCGTTTTGGCGCCGCGGATCAGCGGCCCATTCTCGCCAATCGATTGGTAGAGCTGCGGCCCGGACTGGCCTGAAATCGCATAGGTTTCGACCTTCTCGACCGGCTTCCACGCGGCGTGGGCAACGACCGGCGCGGCCACGAGGGCGGCCATCAGCGAAAACAATCGGACATATGCACGCAACGCTACTCTCCGCGACCGGCCATCAAAGCCCAAACACCACTGCCGCGACAGGTAATGCCACCAGGCTGTTTGTTCTATATGCTCCAGACAGATACGACCGCAAATATCTCGATGTCCTAGGGGGGAAGTCATGGGAATCAACTGGGTTAAGTCAGGCGTTGCCGGTGCCGTCCTGGCACTGCAGGCGGTGCAACCGGTGTTGGCGGCGCCCTGCGGCGGCTGGAGCGCGAAGATGGAGGAAGACGAGGGCGGCAGCGTGCTGACGGCCTCGGTCTGCGGCGGGCCGAAAGCCGATGCGCACCTGATGCTGGTCTGTTTCGACACGCCGGTGCTGAGCTACGACCTCGGCGCCAACGGCCAGGAGCCGGAACCCGGCATCAGCGCGTCGTTTGAATTCAAGGCCGGCGGCAAAAGCGTGAAGAAGACGCTCCAGCTCGAAGCCATGTACAATTATTTCACGCTGACGCTGACCCGCGCCGATCCGCTGCTCGACCTGTTCCGGTCGAAGGGCGAGGTGACCGTCAGCGCGGACAAATATGGTGCGAACAGCTTTGCGCTGACCGGCTCGAGCGCGGCAATAGGCAAGGTGCTGGCGCAGTGCGGCAACGCGAAGGCCGGCGACGACGGCGATTGAGGTGCTGCGCCACGCGGATATCCACGCTGGCGCCGCCCCTCATTGCCCTGCCGGGCATTTCTCCCCGTATAGGGACGGGGAGAAAGGTCGCCATCATCAGCGGTTTCGCCAATCATCAATGTTTGGGAGAAGAGGGCCAAGGCCTGTGGCAAGTCTCTTCTCCCCGTCACTATACGGGGAGAAGGTGGCGGCAGCCGGATGAGGGGCAGCGCGAAAGATGTCCTCGACCAGCGGCACAGAGCCGGCCCGCTACCGCATCACCCCACCCAGCCTTACGGTCGCCGCCAGCAGTTCCTCGTCCGAAAAACCCGAGAAACCCAGCACTAGGCCTTGGCGCGGCGAGCCGCTGATGAACATGGCGGACAAAGCGCGGGCGCCGACGCCGGCGGCCTTGGCTGCCTCGACGATCTCCGTGTCCGGTCCAGCACCTTTCAGCGCCGCCACCAGGTGCAGGCCCTGTTCTGGCACCGTCACGTCAAGGCTCTCGCAATGCGCCTTCAGGCCGGCGACGAGCACGTCGCGCGAGGCCTGCACGCGGCGGCGCACGCGCCGCAGATGCGCGGCGAAATGCCCTTCGTTCAAGAGATCGGTCAATGCGCCCTCGGCCAATGTCGAGGGATAGCGATCGGAGCGCATCCTGACCGCTAGGACGGCATCGAGCAAGGCTTCCGGTACCACGGCGTAGCCGATACGCAAGCCGGGGAACAGCACTTTGGAAAACGTGCCGAGATAGGCGACGCGGCCTGAACCATCCATGCCTTGCAGCGAGGTCAGCGGCGGCCCGGCATAGCGGAACTCGCTGTCGTAATCGTCCTCGATGATCCAGGCATTGTTGCGCCGGGCCCAGTCGAGCAGCGCGAGGCGGCGGCGCATCGTCATCGTCACGCCAAGCGGATATTGATGCGAGGGCGTGACATAGGCCGCGCGGGCTCCCGGGCATAGAGCTTCGCCGATTTCGGGATCGAGCCCTTCGCCGTCGACGGGCACGCCGAAAACCCTGGCGCCACTGCCGGCGAGCGCGGCATGCGCCATGGGATAGCAGGGATTTTCGAGCCAAACGGCGTCGCCAGGGCGAATGGCGGCACGCATCAGAACGTCCAGCCCTTGCTGCGTGCCGGAGGTCAGCACGATCTGGCCGGCATCGCAGCGCACGCCGCGCGCGGTCCTGAGATAGGTGGCGATCGCCGTGCGCAAAGCGATGCCCCCACGCGGATCGCCGTAGCGGAAATGCTCCGGCCCGGGGCGGGCGAGATGGCGCGACAACAGGATGCGGAAGATGTTCAGCGTGCGCGGATCGGACACCGCGACGCCAATGCCGCAAGGCAGCGACGGAACGACACCGATTTCCGGCGGATGTTCGCTCAGCCGCGCCGCGGGCAGACGCGGCACGTCAGCCGCGACGAAGGTTCCGGCGCCGACTTTCGCAGTGGCAAACCCTTCCGAGATCAGCATTTCGAAACAGGCGACCGCCGCCGAGCGTGACAGGCCAAAACGCCGGGCGAGATCGCGCGTGGTTGGCAATTTGGCGCCGGCAGCCAGCGCGCCGGTCTCGATCAGCCGCCGCAGGGCCGCGTAGAGCTCGCGGCTGCGCGGGCCTTCGCCCGGCAGCACCGGGATCAGCGCCGACCAATCCGGCTGATTGGTCTGAATTTTCTTAATTGGATTGGTTCTTTTGTCGACCAATGTCATGGCGCATGGTTGGCAGACACGAGACAAGGATGCAAGCCGTGAACGACACCACCGCCAGCTTTCCAACCAGCAAGCGCAACCGGCTGAAGCGCCGTCACGACCGTGGCAGCTATGACCATGAGGCGGTGTTCGCGGTGCTCGATGCCGGGTTGTTGTGCCACGTCGCCTACACTTTCGACGGTCAGCCCTATTGCACGCCGACCATCCATTGGCGCGAGGACGGGATGCTGTACTGGCACGGCTCGTCGGCCAGCCGCATGCTGCGCCAACTGCGTGGCGGCACGCCGGCCTGCCTGACGGTGTCGCATCTCGACGGGCTGGTGCTGGCGCGCTCGGGCTTCAACCATTCCGCCAATTACCGCTCGGCCATGTGTTTCGGCATGGCGCGGATCATCGACGAACCGGAAGAGAAGCTGAAGGCGCTGGCCGGCGTCGTCGACCGCTTCTATCCCGGCCGCACCCAGACGTTGCGGGCGATCTCGGCACAGGAAGCCAAGGCGACGACGGTGATCGGCATGCGGATCGAAGAGGCGTCGGCGAAAGTGCGCGCGAAGGGCGTCGCCGACGACGAGGAAGACTATGGGCATCCAGTATGGGCCGGTGTCATCCCGGTGCGCATGGTGGTCGGCGCGGCCGAACCATGTCCGAGGCTTTTGCCTGGTATTGTCCAGCCGGAGAATCTGGCTGGTTATGCCGAGGGAGCAAGGCTCGATCAGGCGCTGACGCAGGCGCAACTGGCGTATGAGGGCGGGCAGTAGCCGTCGCCACAGGTGAAGGCGCGAGCCAAGGGCGTCATCGCGTTGAGGCTGCAAGTGGTTTCAAGCGCCTCACCGTCGCCGGGCATTGGTCAACCCGGCAGGCCGTTCAGGCCATGCCCGGCGCGCGCCGCTGTCCCAAATGCCGCATCTTGCGGCCGATGATCATCAGCTGGCGCGCGGAATTGTTGCGCAGGCGGCGTATGCGCCATTCCAGCCCGGTCCCGGTCGCGATCGATTTGGCGTAGATGCTGAAGTGCATGGCGCTGGCGTCGGCGGCCACCTTGACCGGGTCATCGTAGAAGGTGCCGATCTTGTCGGCGCCCATGCCGGGCGTGGCCAGCCAGGCGGGGATGTAGGTCGAGCACAGGCGGTCAACATCCGTAGCCGCCCGGAGGATCCCGTCACCTTGCGCCGGGCATGTCGTGGAGAAAGCGTCGCCGATGAAGACCACGCCGTCACGGCGGTGACCGGTGGTGGTCGTCAGGCTGACTTGCCTGACCTCGACCGGGCTAGCCACGGCGAAGTTGCCGCATTGCGGGGCGATCTCGGGCATCAATTGCAGCAGCATTCGTTGCGGATCAGCGCGGAACGCCTGCGCCCAGGGATCGGCAACGGTCCGGTAGACAAACATGTTTGCCCGCATGCGATTGCCGATCCGGAAAACACTAAGGTAGGCAATGCGCTGCCCGAAGCGCCCGGGATAGAAGGTGAGCGACCGAGAGCCGAATTCCTGTGGCGAGATCCCAAGGTCGAATCCGATCGCAAGCGAATGCGCCTTCGAATGCTCGACGCGCTCCACGCCGATAGCGCGCCGCACTGCCTCGCTGTAGCCCGTGGCCACCACCAGCAAGCGGGCATCGATGACGGTGCCATTGTTGAGCACAAGTCGCTGCCGGTCCGGCCCGGTCGAGACTTCCGAGACCTTACCCACCGTCAGTGGCACTTCCGGCGGCAGGGCCTCGCGCAGGCCGTTTATCAGCGGGCCGTAGGAGAATGAGAATTCAGAGACCTGCTTGCGCTGGAAGAACTGCCCGAGGCGGAATATCTGGATCTCGGTCGTCGACGTTACAAGGGACTTGATGACGGGACCGAGGCCCATCTTCTCGAACAGTTGCATCGACTCCAGGCGGGTTTTCTCGGCCCGGAACTCGTCGTGATGGACGCGGTGCGGATCGATAAGGGCGACCTTGTGCCCCGCCTTGCCCAGCACGGTTGCCATGATGGTGCCGGCCAGTCCCGCACCGACAATCGCCACGTCAACTTCGGCTTGGCCAGCCTCAGCGATGGTCATTCCGCTACCCTTTCCGCTGGTTAACTTGTCACCGCTATCCATGGTAGAGATATCATCCAGAGCTAATTCAACCTCAAGCAACCAAGGCGCGCAACCGGTAGTAACCGATGTTTAGGTTAATGCCCGGCCTCGTTGTTTCCAGCGCGGCGAGATTGCCGAACCGTCAATGAACTCAAGCCCGCCCGCCTCGTTGAGCGTGTGCAGCTTGCGCCCATTCCATAGCGCACCTGGGGTTAAAATCGTCTCGACGACTTGCTCCATGCCGTTCAAATCAAGGTGAGTGACACGTGCGATGCCAAGGGCCGCGCCATAGCTCTTGCGGCAGTCCTGCACCGGACGCAGCAATTGGCCGCCGCGCTCGACCATGCGGCCCGCGGGCCGGGCGGAGGCGATGTCGACCAGCACGGGATTGTTTGGAAGCGGTGTCCAGGGTCCGCGGAAGTCCGGCGCCGACCAGATGTGAAGCGCATCGGAGAACGCGCCGCCGCCATCGCGGACGGTCGCGAATATCCACCAGCGTCCGCCGTGCTCGACAAGGGTGGCATCGCTGGCGATGACACCGGACAGAAGCGTGGCTTCCTTGACCCACCCGCCGGGAAAGGCGGTGGCCCGGTAGAGATCGACCGTGCCGTTGGCGCAGCTTTCCGGAACCATCCAGACCTCGCCGTCGCGCTCGAAAACGAAAGGATAGGAAAGGTGGTAGGGCAGGTCGAGCACCGGCACCGGCTGCCCGAGCGGCCCGGAAGGGCCGAAGGGGACGGCGGAGATGATGGCCTTGCCGAGCCGGTGAATATAGTCCTCGACGAAGAGGGTTACTTGCCCCTTGTAAAGGATCGGAAACGGATCGGCGTAAAAGCGGCTGCCGTCGTCCGGCAGCACCTGCCATCCCGAGGCCGGATGGGCGCGCAGGTCGAAAAGGTCACGTCCCCCGGTTTCGCGCCAGCCGACCTTCCAGTGCGGAGCATTGTAGCAGAGGTGATAGATCTTCTGGACGATCCGCCGCGCCAGAGCCTTGGCACCCCTGACGCCAAGTTTTGCCGCCGATGGCATCGCAGGGAGGGCGTTGCCTTGCAACGGCTCGGGCAGTACCGGCAGGGCGGAACCCTTGGCGGCGCCTGTCATCGCCGCGACGATCAGGGTCGCGGTGCGCGCCAGCATGTCCTGGAAGGACGCCAGGGCAATGCCGCCATATTCCGTTCCCAGCCGCCCGGCGGCAATCGCGATGTCGCCTTCTTCGATACGGGCAACCGGTGTCTGGCCATCGAGGATCAGGGCCAGCAAGGCCGCTTCGCCGCTGGCGCCGCCATAAGTGACGCGCCAGACGCGGGTTCCTTCAAGCGCGACGTCGCCGCAGAGATCGAGGACAAGGTCGGCTGGAGCCGGCGGCGTTGTCTTGTAGGCAGCGAGCGCTGAAAGCGGCATGCGCTTCGCCAGCCCGGTCCGGGACAGGCCATGTATGGCCGTCTCAAGCTGAAACAGCGCCTCGGCGTTGCCTGGAATACCGCCGTCGGCCGGCTTGGCGTCGACGGAGACCGTTACGTTATCGAGTGCGGTCAGCCGTTGCAGCAGCATCAGGTGGAAGGCACGGACGCATGCGCTGTCCAGGCGCAGGCTTACGCGCATGTCGAACCCCTGACGTCGCGAAACGCAGCACCGCGGCGTCCAGGATCTGGACCGCGGATGTGGCTGACGGAGTCAGCGCGATCGCCGTGTTGCCCCATTTTTGTCCGTCTCCTGCTCAACTGTGTCGCGCGGCGATCCTGTATCCCTAACTAAGCAAACTTCGTGCCAAAAATCAGATGAGTTGTTAACATAATTAACAATGTTTTAACAGTTGGAGGAATAGCTAGGTTAGCGCCGCAATTTGATCTTGCCGGCATATGGAGTATTGTCGGAGGCAGCTATGCTATCATCTCTGCCCATGGTTCCTCAGCAATACTCTCCGGAAACGGGATCGGCGGGATCATATGCACCTTCGACTGTCGAATTGGGCGACCTGAAACGCATCCTGGTGCGCCGCCGCCTGTGGATCATCGGCACGGCGGTGCTGTTCATGATGGGGGCCTTGCTCTACGGCCTTCTCACGCCCCCGCTGTACAGCTCGGTGGCGGAAATCATCATCGATCCGCAAGACCTGCAGGTGGTCTCCAACGACGTCAATCCGAGCCGGATTTCGCCCGATGGCGGGATCACGCAGGTGGAAAGCCAGGTCAGTGTCATCCAGTCGTCCGGCGTGCTGCTGCGCGCAATGGCGGCGACCAAGCTGACCGAGGATCCGGAATTCAACGGGCAGGGCCTGCTGTCACGTTTGTTCGGCTCGGGTTCGGCCGAAAGCGACAACACCGTGAAAACGCTCGACGCGCTGCGCAGCCGTCTGGCGGTGAAGCGAGCCGACAAGGTTCTGGTCATCGATGTGATCATCACGGCCAAGAACGCCGACAAGGCCGCGAAGATCGCCAACGCGATCGCGCAAGCCTATCTGGTCGATCAGGCGAGCGCGCGCGCGCAAAGCGCGACGGATGCCTCGAAGTCGATCACCGCCCGTCTCGAGGAACAGCGAAAGCGCGTTCAGCAGGCGGAGAACGCCGTCGAGGCCTATAAGTCAGCCAACAAGATGGTGATGGCGGCCGGCAATCTGGTCAGCGACCAGGAACTGACCCAACTCAATACCGAGCTTTCGGCGGCGCAGAGCCGCACCGCGACGCTGAAAGCACAGGTCGACCAGTTGCGCAGGCAAGGCGGCGCGCCGGATGCGACCTCGGAAGCAATGCGCTCGTCGGTGATTTCAAACTTGCGGACGCAGGAAGCAACGCTGGTCGACCAGGTCTCGCAGCTCGGCACCGAACTCGGACCGCGCCATCCCTCGATGATCGCTGCCCAGCAGCAGCTGCGCGACACACGCCAGCTCATCGCGCGTGAACTCGGCCGCATCGTGACCGCCGCCGAGACCGACTATGAGCGGGCGCTGGCCAACGAGCAGGCGGTGGCCGCGAAAGTCGCCGGCCTCAAGAGCAAATCGCTCGACACCGACCAGGCTTCCGTGCGGCTGCGCGAATTGCAGCGCGATCTCGAAGCGATCCGTTCCGTCTATGCGAATTATCTGCAGCGCGCCCAGGAAACGCGCGAACAGATCACGGTCGACAGCACCAACGCGCGGATCATCTCGGAGGCGATGCCGGCCCTGAAGAAGAGCTGGCCGCCGCTTGGGCTGCTGTTGTTCGGCGCCATGTTCGGCGGATTGGGACTGGGCACGGGCCTGGCGCTGATCGCAGAATATCTGTCACCGACGGTCCTCTCGGGCGGCCAGATGCAGGCCGCGATCGAGGCGCCGGTGCTCGGCATCCTGCCGGCAGGGGCGAAAGCAAGGCGGGGCTGGTGGCCTTTTTCCAGGAAGTCGGCCCCGATCAATCAGAAAACCGACGCTGTCATAGGGCTGGCGCTGCGGCGCATGTTCAGTTCCGGCAGGCGCCCGGCGGATTGGCCGCTGGTGCCGAGCATCCTGGTGACATCAGCGCCGGAAGACGGCGCGCAGCGCAACCGGATCGCGCGTCTGTTCGCCAACGCCGCCGCCGCCCGAGGCAGCCGTGTCCTGTTTATCGATACAAATGCCGGCAATGGCCAGAAGGAACCGCGGCCGGGGATACTCGACGTGCTGCGCGGCGAGTACGCATTCGAAGCCGTCAGCCACTATACGGCAGGCAGCAATGTCGCGGTGCTGGGCAGCGGGCGGCCAAAGGCGGTTTTCCAGGAGGCGCATGGCGTGCATTTCGCGCAGCATATGCTGGCGCAAGCGGCAAGGAGCTTTGAGCTCGTCGTCGTCGATGGCGGTGCGCTGGTCGAAAACCTGAATGCCTCGCCGCTTGTCGCAGTGGTGGACGAGATCGTGCTCGTTGCCAGGCTGAACGCAACCCAGATGGGTGACGTCGTGGCGGCATCGCAAGCCATTTCCGTCATGGGGCGGGTGCCGACAGGCGCCTTGCTGGTCGACGAGACGATGTGATGTCGAGCTGGAGCGGAGCTGCTTCGGGTTACGGTGCCGCCGCGCCGCGTTCGCGCAATTCCATTGATCTGGTGACGCGGCTGGGGCTGGTCGTCACGGTGGTGGTGTTGTTCAGCATATCGGGCGGCATGCTCTGGCTCGTCGGCTACAATTACGACGGCCTGTTCGGCAGTCCGGCGACAAAGATACACCCCTCCACCTATCTCATCGTTCTGCTTTTTGCGTGGCGCTCCTGCACCTTCGGCAATCCGGTCGGCTATTGCGTCAGCGTCGCCGACAAACGGCCGGCAACGGCGCTGATGGCGGTCATTTCCATCGTGCTGTTGTTTGTCGTTATCCTCAGGCAGCGCCCCGGCATGGCCGGCATGATCGATACGTTCGTGGCGGCGGCGCTGTTCGTGCTGATGCTCAGCGAAGGAGACGAAAAGACTTTTACGCGGCTGCAGACCGCGATCCACGCGGTCATGACGGCGAATGCGCTGCTTGGCCTTTTCGAGTTCGCCACCAAGACGCTGCTTTTCCCCTATCGTCTCGACGGTGTGGCGTTTGTCACGGATCTGCGCTCCAGCGCGCTGCAGGGGCATCCGCTTTCCAATGCCACTTTGACGTCGGT contains the following coding sequences:
- a CDS encoding NAD(P)/FAD-dependent oxidoreductase; translated protein: MTIAEAGQAEVDVAIVGAGLAGTIMATVLGKAGHKVALIDPHRVHHDEFRAEKTRLESMQLFEKMGLGPVIKSLVTSTTEIQIFRLGQFFQRKQVSEFSFSYGPLINGLREALPPEVPLTVGKVSEVSTGPDRQRLVLNNGTVIDARLLVVATGYSEAVRRAIGVERVEHSKAHSLAIGFDLGISPQEFGSRSLTFYPGRFGQRIAYLSVFRIGNRMRANMFVYRTVADPWAQAFRADPQRMLLQLMPEIAPQCGNFAVASPVEVRQVSLTTTTGHRRDGVVFIGDAFSTTCPAQGDGILRAATDVDRLCSTYIPAWLATPGMGADKIGTFYDDPVKVAADASAMHFSIYAKSIATGTGLEWRIRRLRNNSARQLMIIGRKMRHLGQRRAPGMA
- a CDS encoding formyl transferase, with translation MRVSLRLDSACVRAFHLMLLQRLTALDNVTVSVDAKPADGGIPGNAEALFQLETAIHGLSRTGLAKRMPLSALAAYKTTPPAPADLVLDLCGDVALEGTRVWRVTYGGASGEAALLALILDGQTPVARIEEGDIAIAAGRLGTEYGGIALASFQDMLARTATLIVAAMTGAAKGSALPVLPEPLQGNALPAMPSAAKLGVRGAKALARRIVQKIYHLCYNAPHWKVGWRETGGRDLFDLRAHPASGWQVLPDDGSRFYADPFPILYKGQVTLFVEDYIHRLGKAIISAVPFGPSGPLGQPVPVLDLPYHLSYPFVFERDGEVWMVPESCANGTVDLYRATAFPGGWVKEATLLSGVIASDATLVEHGGRWWIFATVRDGGGAFSDALHIWSAPDFRGPWTPLPNNPVLVDIASARPAGRMVERGGQLLRPVQDCRKSYGAALGIARVTHLDLNGMEQVVETILTPGALWNGRKLHTLNEAGGLEFIDGSAISPRWKQRGRALT
- a CDS encoding GumC family protein, with the translated sequence MGDLKRILVRRRLWIIGTAVLFMMGALLYGLLTPPLYSSVAEIIIDPQDLQVVSNDVNPSRISPDGGITQVESQVSVIQSSGVLLRAMAATKLTEDPEFNGQGLLSRLFGSGSAESDNTVKTLDALRSRLAVKRADKVLVIDVIITAKNADKAAKIANAIAQAYLVDQASARAQSATDASKSITARLEEQRKRVQQAENAVEAYKSANKMVMAAGNLVSDQELTQLNTELSAAQSRTATLKAQVDQLRRQGGAPDATSEAMRSSVISNLRTQEATLVDQVSQLGTELGPRHPSMIAAQQQLRDTRQLIARELGRIVTAAETDYERALANEQAVAAKVAGLKSKSLDTDQASVRLRELQRDLEAIRSVYANYLQRAQETREQITVDSTNARIISEAMPALKKSWPPLGLLLFGAMFGGLGLGTGLALIAEYLSPTVLSGGQMQAAIEAPVLGILPAGAKARRGWWPFSRKSAPINQKTDAVIGLALRRMFSSGRRPADWPLVPSILVTSAPEDGAQRNRIARLFANAAAARGSRVLFIDTNAGNGQKEPRPGILDVLRGEYAFEAVSHYTAGSNVAVLGSGRPKAVFQEAHGVHFAQHMLAQAARSFELVVVDGGALVENLNASPLVAVVDEIVLVARLNATQMGDVVAASQAISVMGRVPTGALLVDETM